Genomic segment of Nodosilinea sp. FACHB-141:
GCCGGTTTGCAGCATGCCCAGCTCAAAGGCCTCGCCGCTAAAGGGGTCGCTGCCGGGGTTGAAGCACACGGCCTGTACGCCCTGGGCCTGCTGCAGCTGCTGGATTAGGGTCTTGGCCTTGGGCCGCGAGGTCTGAATTAGCACCACCGGCAGATCGGGGGAGTCAGCAGTGCCATTGTGGGTCCATTTGCCCTCTAGGTTCTGAAAGGCGATCGCCGCGTCATGGCGCAGATCGTTGAGCACCTGCTGCTGAAACTGGGTGAGGATGATAATGGCCCCCTCGGGCACATAGTCGTCCCGCAGCACCGGAAAATTAACCAGGCCCTCGGGGCCGTCGTCGCCAAGGGCATCATCGGCGTCGGCAGCCAGCTCTGCGGTCACTTCGGGCAGGGTTTTAACCGTCACCTTCAATGGCGACGTACCGCCATTTTTCTCGGGATTAGGAATTTTATAGCTACTCTGGAGCGCCTTGAGGGGAGGCTTTTCAAGCTGAGCCCGGTAGCGAGTGATAAAGCGCTGAAGAGCCTCCAGCACTACTAGAAACGTGGCTCCTTCTTCGTCGGCAAGCTGGCTGCGCATGCCTTCTAGGGGGTGAATGCTGCCAAAGTCGGGCTGCACTGCCTCTGGGGCCGAGGCTAGCCAGCTCACAGGCTGGGGTATGTCGGGAAAGGGTTCGTCGTCAAACAGCTCAAAGTTGAGAAACAGACAGTCTTGCTCTAAAAAGGCTTCCTGCATCTGCTTGGGCGACTGCTGCCCCATCAGCACCCGCTGGCGAAATTGCTTGAGCGAGTCGAGGGAACGGTACATCAGCAGGCCATACTCTACGCCGCCCATGCCCAGCATTGACACGTAGAGGGTGTCGAGATCCCAGTTGTTTAGCTCAACGGCGAGCACCTGCTGCTCGTTGAGGGTATTCCAGGGGGCGAGTTCCCAGATCTCCATGGCCTTGTCGATCATGGCCTCGGCATAGCGAGGGGGCAGCTCGGCCTCGGTCATCTCGGCCG
This window contains:
- a CDS encoding DUF6930 domain-containing protein, which produces MTRLNRITIDRLKRLPRVASVWEGDRRSVGGLMDDDGGLRQRHTETSDCILWVDSSRGAVRGLTIVPTTCGYEPVVRTLLQAIESPQGNLAPARPHKIVVSDREIQFYLRGALQGLDIAIDYAPELPLIDELFNALQQSAEMTEAELPPRYAEAMIDKAMEIWELAPWNTLNEQQVLAVELNNWDLDTLYVSMLGMGGVEYGLLMYRSLDSLKQFRQRVLMGQQSPKQMQEAFLEQDCLFLNFELFDDEPFPDIPQPVSWLASAPEAVQPDFGSIHPLEGMRSQLADEEGATFLVVLEALQRFITRYRAQLEKPPLKALQSSYKIPNPEKNGGTSPLKVTVKTLPEVTAELAADADDALGDDGPEGLVNFPVLRDDYVPEGAIIILTQFQQQVLNDLRHDAAIAFQNLEGKWTHNGTADSPDLPVVLIQTSRPKAKTLIQQLQQAQGVQAVCFNPGSDPFSGEAFELGMLQTGDGELHLFAEYETNGSTDRHLLERWDTWQRECNGTCAVIIASGITGSSKGKPSVKDILGVFEARCKTPKDLHLPPLMLQYASEWELD